In a single window of the Amycolatopsis sp. cg5 genome:
- a CDS encoding acyl-CoA carboxylase subunit epsilon translates to MTEPLLRVVRGNPDEFELAALTAVVAAAASTWAAVPREKPARTSWWGDRQAAVRRPLHPGEGAWRASALPR, encoded by the coding sequence ATGACCGAACCGCTGCTGCGCGTCGTGCGCGGCAACCCGGACGAGTTCGAGCTGGCCGCGCTGACCGCCGTGGTCGCCGCGGCCGCCTCGACCTGGGCTGCCGTCCCACGCGAGAAACCCGCACGCACCTCGTGGTGGGGCGACCGCCAGGCGGCGGTCCGCCGCCCGCTGCACCCCGGCGAAGGCGCCTGGCGCGCCTCCGCCTTGCCGCGCTGA
- a CDS encoding PPOX class F420-dependent oxidoreductase encodes MGIQLSDAVRALVDGANYATLCTINADGGPQSSAIWVGLDGDDLVFSTIAGRLKDRNMRRDPRVSVTIMERANPENYTEIRGRATITEEGGRELDDKLSWKYDGKPAGHDAPGAVRVVVRVVPEKVTGHVS; translated from the coding sequence ATGGGGATTCAGCTTTCCGACGCCGTCCGCGCGCTGGTCGACGGCGCCAACTACGCGACGCTGTGCACGATCAACGCCGACGGCGGGCCGCAGAGTTCGGCCATATGGGTCGGGCTCGACGGCGACGACCTGGTGTTCTCGACGATCGCGGGCAGGCTCAAGGACCGCAACATGCGCCGCGATCCCCGGGTGAGCGTGACGATCATGGAACGCGCGAACCCCGAGAACTACACCGAGATCAGGGGCCGCGCGACCATCACCGAAGAGGGCGGCCGCGAACTCGACGACAAGCTCTCCTGGAAGTACGACGGCAAGCCCGCCGGTCACGACGCGCCCGGCGCGGTCCGCGTCGTCGTGCGCGTGGTGCCCGAGAAGGTCACCGGCCACGTCTCCTGA
- a CDS encoding sensor histidine kinase, with protein MTAEPMPPWLAGRLGRGWLITFDLVAAAALLVATAGNTGAETWDFPVAVPRWVAWVLAFAVVVPLVTRRLWPRFAFGFSLVLPFPALLVGGPISGLASVATAFALYPLAATLPRRRSLTALTVAIAEVVVTNLVFTSLATLAAITFGAAVLTLAWTTGRASLERREFAAEAAEAYARQAVSEERLRIAREMHDVVAHSMSLIAVKAAVGNHVAVEQPEEARDALRVIENTSRDALAEMRRMLGVLRSGEDGPELGPAPDATGLDGLAERAAMAGVQVELTATGVDDLPEGVGLSVYRIVQEALTNVVKHAAPASARVTVAADGETVAIEVTDTGSARLPGPPGHGLIGMRERVMVYDGEFEAGPSPESGFRVFAKLPYEAAR; from the coding sequence GTGACCGCAGAACCCATGCCACCCTGGCTCGCCGGACGGCTCGGCCGAGGCTGGCTGATCACCTTCGACCTGGTCGCGGCCGCCGCGCTGCTGGTGGCCACCGCGGGCAACACCGGGGCCGAGACCTGGGACTTCCCGGTGGCCGTGCCGCGCTGGGTGGCCTGGGTGCTGGCCTTCGCGGTGGTCGTGCCGCTGGTGACCAGGCGGCTGTGGCCGCGCTTCGCGTTCGGCTTCAGCCTGGTGCTCCCGTTCCCGGCGCTGCTGGTCGGCGGCCCGATCTCTGGGCTCGCGAGTGTCGCGACGGCGTTCGCGCTCTATCCGCTCGCGGCCACGCTCCCCCGCCGCCGGTCGCTGACGGCGCTGACCGTGGCGATCGCCGAGGTCGTGGTGACCAATCTCGTGTTCACCTCGCTGGCGACACTCGCCGCGATCACCTTCGGGGCCGCCGTGCTGACGCTCGCGTGGACGACCGGACGCGCGTCGCTCGAACGCCGCGAGTTCGCCGCCGAAGCGGCGGAAGCCTATGCGCGGCAAGCGGTTTCGGAGGAACGATTGCGCATCGCCAGGGAGATGCACGACGTGGTCGCGCACAGCATGAGCCTGATCGCGGTCAAGGCGGCCGTCGGCAACCACGTCGCGGTCGAGCAGCCGGAGGAGGCACGCGACGCGCTGCGCGTCATCGAGAACACCAGCCGCGACGCGCTCGCCGAGATGCGCCGCATGCTCGGCGTGCTGCGGTCGGGCGAGGACGGGCCGGAACTCGGCCCGGCGCCGGACGCCACCGGCCTCGACGGGCTGGCCGAGCGCGCGGCGATGGCCGGGGTCCAGGTGGAGCTGACCGCGACCGGGGTGGACGATCTGCCTGAGGGCGTGGGACTTTCGGTGTACCGGATCGTGCAGGAGGCGTTGACCAACGTGGTGAAACACGCGGCACCGGCGAGCGCGCGGGTCACCGTCGCCGCAGACGGCGAAACCGTCGCCATCGAGGTGACCGACACCGGCTCGGCCAGGCTGCCCGGCCCGCCTGGGCACGGCTTGATCGGCATGCGTGAGCGGGTGATGGTCTACGACGGCGAGTTCGAGGCAGGCCCATCCCCCGAAAGCGGCTTTCGGGTCTTCGCGAAGCTCCCCTACGAGGCCGCCCGATGA
- a CDS encoding RraA family protein, translating into MDKLRERFATLTTAHLADACVRADVPVRCVSLHAVEPGTRLLGPVAPARHTGSVDTFLEVFEESVPGDVLVVDNGGRVDEACVGDLVALEAQNAGLTGIVIWGLHRDTADIRAIGLPVFSMGSIPTGPLSVTPRPEDALESARVGEWTVTRDHFVLGDDDGVLFVPRERVEELFGVAEGIRDTERRQAEIIGAGVSLREQVRFDAYLARREENPALTFREHLRAVGGAIEE; encoded by the coding sequence ATGGACAAGCTCCGTGAGCGGTTCGCGACGCTGACCACCGCGCACCTGGCCGACGCGTGCGTGCGCGCCGACGTCCCGGTGCGCTGCGTGTCACTGCACGCCGTCGAGCCGGGCACCCGCTTGCTGGGGCCGGTGGCGCCGGCGCGGCACACCGGGAGCGTCGACACCTTCCTGGAGGTGTTCGAAGAGTCCGTGCCCGGCGATGTGCTGGTGGTCGACAACGGCGGCCGCGTCGACGAAGCCTGCGTCGGCGACCTGGTCGCGCTGGAGGCGCAGAACGCCGGGCTGACCGGCATCGTGATCTGGGGACTGCACCGCGACACCGCCGACATCCGCGCGATCGGGCTGCCGGTGTTCAGCATGGGCTCGATCCCGACCGGCCCGCTGTCGGTCACGCCACGCCCCGAAGACGCGCTGGAGTCGGCCAGGGTCGGCGAGTGGACGGTCACCCGCGACCACTTCGTGCTCGGCGACGACGACGGCGTGCTCTTCGTGCCACGCGAGCGCGTCGAGGAGCTTTTCGGTGTGGCGGAAGGCATCCGCGACACCGAGCGGCGCCAAGCCGAGATCATCGGCGCGGGTGTCTCGCTGCGCGAGCAGGTCCGCTTCGACGCTTATCTGGCCAGGCGTGAGGAAAACCCGGCGCTGACGTTCCGCGAGCATCTGCGCGCGGTCGGCGGCGCCATCGAGGAGTAG
- a CDS encoding LysR family transcriptional regulator: MTRLETRELAYFVAVAEELHFGRAAQRLGMAQPPLSRAIRQLERRLGVVLLERSSRKVSLTPAGEVLLVEGRAVLASVEAAARRAKRAGQRDRRLALVMKPGADFGLLPRILGVYDRETGALPVEVVYNGHEAETMVRDGRADVALLTPHHDLAELDSEDLLAEDQIVVIAWSEQARSQAVAALVSAALQVAAREMIVT, from the coding sequence ATGACCCGGCTGGAAACGCGGGAACTCGCCTACTTCGTCGCCGTCGCCGAAGAGCTCCACTTCGGACGCGCCGCTCAGCGCCTGGGAATGGCCCAGCCGCCGCTGTCCCGCGCGATCCGCCAGCTCGAACGCCGTCTGGGTGTGGTGCTGCTGGAACGCAGCAGCCGCAAGGTTTCCCTGACTCCGGCGGGCGAGGTGCTGCTCGTCGAAGGCCGCGCGGTGCTGGCCTCGGTCGAGGCGGCCGCGCGCCGCGCCAAGCGGGCAGGGCAGCGCGACCGGCGCCTCGCGCTGGTCATGAAGCCCGGCGCCGATTTCGGCCTGCTGCCCAGGATCCTCGGTGTGTACGACCGGGAAACGGGCGCGCTGCCGGTCGAGGTCGTCTACAACGGACACGAGGCCGAGACGATGGTCCGCGACGGCCGCGCCGACGTCGCGTTGCTGACTCCGCACCACGACCTGGCCGAGCTCGACTCCGAGGACTTGCTCGCCGAGGATCAGATCGTGGTCATCGCCTGGTCGGAGCAGGCCCGCTCGCAGGCCGTCGCCGCGCTGGTCAGCGCCGCGCTGCAGGTCGCGGCGAGGGAAATGATCGTCACTTAG
- a CDS encoding response regulator, whose protein sequence is MTRVLIADDQALLRGSFRVLVDSVPGLTVVGEAANGVEAVKLARSERPDVVLMDIRMPEMDGLEATRLICGNPETAEVKVLILTTFDLDAYVYSALRAGASGFLLKDTPPADLLSAIGVIAEGDGLLAPSITRRLIAEFSRRPEPASSPTPALDGVTSRERDVLELVAKGMSNSEIAESLHVSLATVKTHVGHLLTKLTSRDRAQLVIVAYESGLVRPRG, encoded by the coding sequence ATGACCCGCGTGCTGATCGCCGACGACCAGGCGCTGCTGCGCGGCAGTTTCCGCGTGCTGGTGGACAGCGTGCCGGGGCTGACCGTGGTCGGCGAGGCCGCGAACGGCGTCGAGGCCGTCAAGCTCGCCCGCTCCGAGCGGCCGGACGTGGTGCTCATGGACATCCGCATGCCGGAGATGGACGGACTCGAAGCGACCAGGCTGATCTGCGGGAATCCCGAGACGGCCGAGGTCAAGGTGCTGATACTGACCACCTTCGACCTCGACGCGTACGTCTACTCGGCGTTGCGCGCGGGCGCGAGCGGCTTCCTGCTCAAGGACACCCCGCCCGCTGACCTCCTGTCCGCCATCGGGGTGATCGCCGAGGGCGACGGCCTGCTGGCGCCGTCGATCACCCGGCGGCTGATCGCGGAGTTCTCGCGCCGCCCCGAGCCCGCGTCCAGCCCGACGCCTGCGCTCGACGGCGTGACCAGCCGCGAACGCGACGTGCTCGAACTCGTCGCGAAAGGCATGTCCAACAGCGAGATCGCGGAGTCGCTGCACGTCAGCCTGGCCACGGTGAAGACCCACGTCGGGCATCTGCTGACCAAGCTGACCTCCCGCGACCGGGCCCAGCTGGTGATCGTCGCCTACGAGTCCGGCCTCGTCAGGCCACGGGGATAA
- a CDS encoding acyl-CoA carboxylase subunit beta, with amino-acid sequence MSSATQPLGDEQPDIHTTAGKLADLYRRYDEAVHAGGARAVEKQHAKGKKTARERIELLLDEGSFVELDELARHRSTNFGQEKNRPYGDGVVTGYGTVDGRPVCVFSQDVTVFGGSLGEVYGEKIVKVMDLAIKTGRPIIGINEGGGARIQEGVVSLGLYGEIFTRNVKASGVVPQISLIMGANAGGHVYSPALTDFVVMVDKTSQMFITGPDVVKTVTGEDVTFEELGGGRTHNTKSGVAHYLGENDEDAIAYVKELLSFLPSNNLSEAPVFDSTEPPGGFFDDVTESDRELDTIIPDSPNQPYDMHEVINRVVDDGEFLEVHELFAPNILVGFGRVDGHAVGIVANQPTQFAGCLDIDASEKAARFVRTCDAFNVPVLTFVDVPGFLPGTDQEWNGIIRRGAKLIYAYAEATVPLVTVITRKAYGGAYDVMGSKHLGADLNLAWPTAQVAVMGAQGAANIVHRKTLANAAQEGKDVDALRAELIQEYEDTLLNPYAAAERGYVDSVIVPAHTRGHVARALTLLRDKREALPPKKHGNIPL; translated from the coding sequence ATGAGCAGTGCGACGCAGCCACTCGGTGACGAGCAGCCTGACATCCACACCACGGCAGGCAAGCTCGCGGACCTCTATCGCCGGTACGACGAGGCAGTGCACGCGGGCGGGGCTCGCGCGGTGGAGAAACAGCACGCCAAGGGCAAGAAAACGGCCCGCGAGCGCATCGAACTGCTGCTGGACGAGGGCTCGTTCGTCGAACTCGACGAGCTCGCCAGGCACCGCTCGACCAACTTCGGCCAGGAGAAGAACCGGCCGTACGGCGACGGCGTGGTGACCGGCTACGGCACGGTCGACGGCCGTCCCGTGTGCGTCTTCAGCCAGGACGTGACCGTCTTCGGCGGGTCGCTCGGCGAGGTGTACGGCGAGAAGATCGTCAAGGTGATGGACCTGGCGATCAAGACCGGCCGCCCGATCATCGGCATCAACGAGGGCGGCGGCGCGCGTATCCAGGAAGGCGTCGTCTCGCTCGGCCTGTACGGCGAGATCTTCACCCGCAACGTCAAGGCGTCCGGCGTGGTCCCGCAGATCTCGCTGATCATGGGCGCGAACGCGGGCGGGCACGTCTACTCCCCCGCGCTGACCGACTTCGTGGTGATGGTCGACAAGACCTCGCAGATGTTCATCACCGGCCCGGACGTCGTGAAGACCGTGACCGGCGAGGACGTCACGTTCGAGGAGCTCGGCGGCGGGCGCACGCACAACACCAAGTCCGGCGTCGCGCACTACCTGGGCGAGAACGACGAGGACGCGATCGCGTACGTCAAGGAACTGCTGTCGTTCCTGCCGTCCAACAACCTTTCCGAGGCGCCGGTCTTCGACTCGACCGAGCCGCCGGGCGGCTTCTTCGACGACGTCACCGAGTCCGACCGCGAACTCGACACGATCATCCCCGACTCGCCGAACCAGCCGTACGACATGCACGAGGTCATCAACCGCGTGGTCGACGACGGCGAGTTCCTCGAGGTGCACGAGCTGTTCGCGCCGAACATCCTGGTCGGCTTCGGCCGGGTCGACGGGCACGCGGTCGGCATCGTCGCGAACCAGCCCACCCAGTTCGCCGGCTGCCTCGACATCGACGCGTCCGAGAAGGCCGCGCGGTTCGTGCGCACCTGCGACGCGTTCAACGTGCCGGTGCTGACCTTCGTCGACGTGCCCGGCTTCCTGCCCGGCACCGACCAGGAGTGGAACGGCATCATCCGCCGCGGCGCGAAGCTGATCTACGCCTACGCCGAGGCGACCGTCCCGCTGGTCACGGTCATCACGCGCAAGGCGTACGGCGGCGCGTACGACGTGATGGGCTCGAAGCACCTCGGCGCCGACCTGAACCTCGCGTGGCCGACCGCGCAGGTCGCCGTCATGGGCGCGCAGGGCGCGGCGAACATCGTGCACCGCAAGACGCTCGCCAACGCCGCGCAGGAGGGCAAGGACGTCGACGCGCTGCGCGCCGAGCTCATCCAGGAGTACGAGGACACGCTGCTCAACCCGTACGCCGCCGCCGAGCGCGGCTACGTCGACTCGGTGATCGTGCCCGCGCACACCCGCGGTCACGTCGCCCGCGCCCTGACGCTGCTGCGTGACAAGCGCGAAGCACTGCCGCCCAAGAAGCACGGCAACATCCCGCTGTGA